From the Acidimicrobiales bacterium genome, the window GGCTGGGCGCCGTCGGCGGTACTGCGGCCGGGCGAGCGCTACGTTCACGAACTCCGGTTCCACCTCACCTGGGACTGACCCCGACGACAGGAGCCGACATGCCCCGCCTCAGCACCCGCAGCCGATCGGTCGAGGGAAAGGTGGTTCTGATCACCGGTGCCGGCTCGGGGATGGGTCGCGCCGAAGCCCACCTGTTCGCCGACGAGGGCGCCAAGGTCGCGGTGACCGACCTGGCGGGCGCCACCGTCGACGCCGTCGTGGCCGAGATCGTCGGGGCCGGCGGCATTGCACGGGGCTATGTGCTCGACGTGACCGACTCCGACGCGATCATCGACGTGACCGACCGGATCCGCCGCGACCTCGGCCCCATCGACATCCTCGTGAACAATGCCGGTGTCGCCGTCGGGTCGACCGTCGACGACGACGCGTTCGACGAGCGTTTCCGATTCGCGCTCGACGTGATGCTCACCCCGCATCACCGACTCATCCGCGCCTGCCTCGAAGACCTCCGGTCCAGCGGTGAGGGCCGGGTGATCAACATCTCGTCCACCGAAGGGCTCGGCGCCTCCCGTGGTTCCCTGCAGTACACGACGGCCAAACACGGCGTGATCGGTCTCACGCGGGCGATGGCATCGGCCCTCGCCCCCGACGGCATCACGGTCAACGCGGTCTGTCCCGGCCCGATCCTCACCGGCATGACCGAGCTCATCCCGCCCGACCACCGGGCCAAGTTCGCCCGTCGCCGCACCGTCCTCGGCCGCTACGGGGACCCCGAGGAGGTCGCCCACATGGTGCTCAACCTCGCCCTGCCCGCCTCGAGCTACGTCACCGGTGCCGTCATCCCGGTCGACGGCGGACAGACGATGAAGAACGACTGACCGCGCGAGGGGACGGAGGGCCGTGCGCGCTGCTACCGTCTCTTCTTTGCGGTTGTGTGACGAAACCGTCGTCGGCCGCCCCTCTTCGACCACCAGCTCTCCGAGAATGCGCCGACTCCTCCGTCCCTTCCGCCGCGGCAACGCGATCCTGCTCGCCCTCCTGGTCGCGCTCGCCCTGGCATCGTCGTTGGCATCGGCCCAGGAGACGCCCGAGGACCTTCGCCAGCAGCGACGCGAAGTGCAGGAGAACGCGGCCGAACTGGCGCTCGAGGTCGATGCCCTCACCGACGACATCGACGAGCTGACCGCCGCGCTCGAAGCGCTCCGCGCCGCCGTCGACGCCCAGCAGTCCGCACTCGACGCGGCGCAACGACGGGTGGCCGAAGCAGAGGCAGCCGAAGCCGCAGCCGAAGCCGCGATCGAATCGCTCGAAGCCGACATCGTCACGACGAGGGGCATCCTCGAGAACACCGCAGTCGACGCCTTCATCAACCACCAGGGTCCCAACAGCGATCAGGCGGTGCTCGACGCGAACCCCTGGGAGTACGCCCGCACCGAGTCGTTGATCGAGTTCGGCGCCGGCGACACGGCCGAGATCATCGACTCCCTCCGGGCGCTCGGCTCCGAACTCGAGCAGCGCCGAGACGATGCCGCCCGACTCACCGCCGAACTCGATGCCGAGCGCGACGAGGTGGCCGCTCGGGTCAGCGAGCTCGACGCCGCGGTCCAACGCGAGGAGGCACTCCTCGACGAGGTCGAGAGCCGGCTCGACGCTCGTCTCGCCGAAGCCCAGGGCCTCGAAGCGCTCGACGCCCAGCTCGCCGCCGAGATCCAGGCCGAGGAACAACGCATCGCCGAGGCCATCGCGGCCCGCAACCGGAGCAATCGGACGGTCACGATCCCCGACAACGCACCCGTCGAGCTCGCCACCGTGCGGGGGATCGTCGTCAACGCCGCGATCGCCGACAACGTCGAGGGCTTCCTCGCGGCAATGGAGGCCCGCGGTTACTCCCTCGGTGGCGGCGGCTACCGCAGCTCCGACTCACAGGTCAGCCTTCGACGCTCGCACTGCGGCTCCTCCGACTACGCGATCTGGGAGATGCCGGCGTCACAGTGCCGTCCGCCGACGGCACGCCCCGGCCAATCGGCTCACGAGCGGGGCCTGGCCATCGACTTCACGTACCAGGGCTCCATCATCCGCAGCCGCAGCAGTGCCGTCTTCCAGGTGATGGCCGAGGTTGCGCCGAGCTACGGCCTCTACAACCTGCCGAGTGAGCCCTGGCACTGGTCCACGACCGGCGGCTGATCCGATGATCGCCGATCTCGCGCACGACCGACCCGACGCGCTCGCCCTCACCGACGATCTCGGCAGCCACCGAACCCGCGCCGAGTTGATGGATCGGGCGACGCGTCTCGGACACCTGCTGCGCGACGACCTGGGCGTCGGCGTCGGCGGCCACGTCGCGGTGTTGACCGACAATCGCGTCGAGGTCTTCGAGATCTATCTCGCCGCCGTTCTCAGCGGGGTGTGGTTCGTCCCCGTCAACGGCCTACTCGCACCGCACGAGGTCGAGTACGTCGTGCGCGATGCCGGCGCCGCGGTGGTCATCACCGAAGCCGAACTCCGCCATCTCGTGCCCGACGACATCCCCGTCGTCGTGATCGGCGACGACCTCGATCAGCGGCTCGCCCACGCCGACGCGACGCCATTCGCCCTCGACGGACCGGCCGGCTCGCGGTTCAGCTACACGTCGGGCACCACGGGTCACCCGAAGGGTGTCAAGCGGGCGATCCCGGCGACGCTGGGCGAGATGCTCGAGCTCCAGCAGCGGCTGGGTACGCAGGTCGGCTTCGACGGTGACGGCACCCAGCTCGTGACCGGTCCCGCCTATCACGCCGCGGTCGGCGGCTACGGATTCTTCGATCTCTGCAACGGCGCCCACCTCCACCTGATGCGGAAGTTCGACGCCGCCCGCACCCTCGACCTGATCGAGGAGCTCCACGTCCGGCGCACCCATCTGGTGCCGACCATGATGGTCCGGATGCTGCGGCTTCCCGAGGAACGCCGCGCCGCGTTCGACCCGAGCGGTCTCGCCATGGTGCTCCACGGCGCTGCCCCCATCTCACCGACGGTGAAGCGGCGCATGATCGACTGGTTCGGTCCGATCCTCACGGAGTACTGGGGCACATCGGAGGCGGGGGTCTTCACGCGCGCCGACAGCGACGACTGGCTCCGCCACCCGGGCACGGTCGGCCGATCCGTCACCGGCTTCGAGGTGTTCGCCGTCTCCACCGACGGCGAACGGCTCCCGGCCGGCGAGGTCGGCACGCTCTACTGCCACACGCCCGGTCAGGATCGCCCGTTCGAGTACTGGAACGCACCCGACAAGACGGACGCCGCCTATCTCGCGCCGGGGGTCTTCTCGCTCGGCGACATGGGCAGCGTCGATGCCGACGGCTGGGTCCACCTCGCCGATCGGGCGACCAACATGATCATCAGCGGCGGGGTCAACATCTACCCGATGGAGGTGGAGCAGGCTCTACTCGACCATCCCGCCGTCGTCGACGTTGCCGTGTTCGGGATTCCCGACGAGGAGTGGGGCGAACAGGTCAAGGCCGCAGTCGAGCTCGTCACCGGCAGCGACGAGTCGACCGTCGACGCCATTCTCCAGTTCGCCCGGGAACGCCTCGGCCGACACAAGGTGCCGCGCTCGGTCGACGTACACCAGTCGCTCCCCCGCCAGCCGAACGGCAAGCTCTATGTGCGCGAACTCCGCGACCCGTACTGGGTCGGCCACGAGCGCGCGATCTGAACGACCGCCATCTGAACGACCGCGATCTGGACGACACTGCCGTTCACGAGCCGCTCGGGGTCACCACATGCAGTTCCGGGGCGAACCCCGTGTCGGCGACGACCGGCTTCTCGAGCAGCGCCTCGACGGCCTCGGCGAAGGAGCCGGAGCCTCCCACGGGGAAGATGCCCGACGAGCCCATGAACCGATCGCCGGTCGCATCCTGGTGACCGTCGGCCGGGACGACGATGTCGGATATCTCGGCGGCCTGGACGACCTGCATGAGGCCGGTGCCCAGCGCCGGCGTGATCGAACGCCAGACCACGACGTCCGCAGCTGCGGACTCGGCGATCTCTCGCGCCCGATGGATCTCGTCGACTTCGACGAACCGTTCGTCGTCGGCCGCGACGAGCACCGCGTCCTCGTCCGGACGCCACGACTCGCTGCTGCGGTCGAACAGGACGACCGCGCCCTGGTTCCCGGCGATCGCCAGCGCCCGGCGGAGCGTGGCTTCGGTCGGCGGGTCCGTCGGTGTCAGACACAGCACACGGGGGCCCGTCTCGGGAAGCAGACCTTCGTCGTCGACGTCACGATCATGACCAGCACGGTCCTGGTCGGGTGTGGAATCTGTCATCGGTTGACCTCCGCTCGGCATGCAACTTGCCTACCCCGGCCAGGGCATCCCGAAACCTCGAAGCGCGCCGGTCAGCGGCCGTCGACCGGGTGACCGGGCTCGACGTCGTCGACATCGGCGAGCCGCAGCGGCCGGTGGAGATCGGCATCGCCCACGATCAGCGGCTCGACGACGACGCACGTGTGGTCACCGTCGGTGTGGCGGCCACAGCGGGTGCCGACCAGCCAGGACCCACAGTCGGCCAGCATGGGGACACCCAACCGGTGGACGGTCTCACACCGAGCGAACTTGTCGATCTCGTCGCCCGTGGTCGCGCCGAACAGGCGGGCCAACTCATGGTCGCCGTCAGCCAGGAAGTGCACCCCGATACGCGAGGCGCCGACGATGATGTCGTGGCTGTGGTTCGCTCGGGAGATCCAGACGCTCCACCGGCGCGGATCGATGCTCGACTGACCGTGGAAGCCGACAAGACACCCGGCATCGTTTCCGTCGAGCGACGCAGTGACGATCACCATCGCCGGGTCGACCGCTGCAGCCAGCCGGTCGAACGCCGGCCCGACGTCGCGTTCGGGGCCACCTCGGGATTCGAGCCCCATGGTTCAGTCCGGGGCCGCCGACGGCGGACGCTGCACTGCGGGGTCAGGAGCGAGATCGGCCATGCCCGAGGGTAGACCGACGACTCGGCAGATGTCCGTCGACTCGCCTCGTACACTCCACGCCATGAACGAGCGCCGTCCGGCCGTCGGGGACCTCTCACCCGACGTCGAGTTCCTCGATTCGGCCGGCCGGCCCTGGAGACTCACCGCCCATCGCGGATCCGTCGTCGTCCTGGTGTTCCATCGCCACATCCATTGACTCCCGTGCGTCGACCACGCGATCGCCGTGCGCGACCGCATCGGGGAACTCGGGGAGGAGGCGATCGTCGCATTGGTGACATTCACCGACGGCGAATCCCTTCGCGACTACGAGGCCCGCCACGAACTCGGATTCGTCGCCTTGAGAGACCCGGACCGGGAGGGATATCGGGCTTTCGGGCTCGGGCGCGGCTCGGTCAGCCGGGTGTGGGGTCTGCGGTCCGCCCGTCGCTACGCCCAGCTGATCCGTCGCAACGGCATCGGTGGGCTGCGGCGCCCCACCGAGGACCCGCTCCAACTCGGGGGCGACTTCGTGATCGGCCCCGACGGCAGGCTTGTGTGGGGCTTTTGGAGTGATGGTCCCGACCACCGCCCGGCCTTCGGCGATCTCGCCGCCGCGGTGCGCGACGCCCGCCGACCCTGAATCAGTTCTCGATACCGGCGCGGGCCCGGAGTTCCTCCTGGGACTGTGTCCCGAACGCGTTCAACGCGTGGGCCGGATTGTCGGGATCGAGCACCACCAGCGGGTCGCGTAGGTCGTCGATGTAGCCGAGTGCGTATGCCCCCATCCGGTAGCCCATCAGTCGCTGGAGGGGTTCGGGGAATGTCGCGGCGACGGACTGCGGTACCGACAGGTACTGGTTCTCCTCCTGGCGAAGGAAGCTCACGTTGTAGGTGATGTTGATGGCCCGGCGGTGCGCGTCGGTCGTGTTGGGGCCTCCGCCGTGATACACGGAGCCGCTGTAGAACAGCACCGAACCCCGGCCCATCTCCGCCGGCACGCTGTCCTCGATACCGAACTGGAGTCCGTCCGGCTCGCGATTGCTCCCGACCACCACTCGGGTGGCGCCGTTCGCCTCCGTGAAGTCGTCGCCGGCCCAGATGGTGTTGCACTGCACCTCGTAGCCCTGCGGAAACGGAAAGAAGTCGAACGCCCACTGGTCGCGATGGATCTGCTGACCGACCGACCCCGGCCCGATGTCGATGATCTGGGTGAGGTGCAGCTGGTAGCTCGTCACATGACCGAGGAAGTCGTCGCAGGTCGCCAGCGCCGTCGGATGCATCACGAGATCACGCGCGGTCACGGACCGGGCCAGGAGTCCCCCGGTACGGCGCGTGTTGCGCCCCGTGAAATCGTCCTGGCCAACGCCGGTGGCATCGGTCCAGGGCTGCATCTCGGCGAAGAACGCATCGAGCTCGGCACCGGTGGCGAGCTCGTCGACGATGACCCCTCCGTCGCGGCGCAGCACCTCGGCGATCTCGGTGCCGGTCGCGGATGGAGGCAGGTGCGTCAGCATGACCGAACCGTAGTCGTCGACGACCGCGTGCGACCATGGGCGGATGCGCATCGTCTTCTTCCTCTACGAGGGTCTGACCACGCTCGACGTGATCGGACCCCACGATGTCCTGTCCCGCCTCCCCGGCGTCGAAGCCGTGAGCGTCTCCACGCACGGCGGGCCGGTGACCGCCGACACCGGCGTGCTCGGGCTCACCGCCACCCATGCCATGGCCGATGTCGAGTCGTGCGACGTGCTGGTGGTCCCCGGCGGCATGGCGGGCACGTTCGCCGCCGCGGCCGACCCCGAGATCCTCGCCTGGATCCGATCGGTCACGGCGAACGCGACCTGGATCACCTCGGTCTGCACCGGGTCACTGATCCTCGGTGCCGCCGGGCTCCTCGAAGGCAGGAAGGCCACGACGCACTGGGCGGCGATCGACCTCCTCGCCGGCTACGGCGCCGAACCCACCAGGGATCGAGTCGTGTTCGACGGCAACGTCGTCACCGGCGCCGGCGTGTCGGCCGGCATCGACCTCGCGCTGACGCTCGCCGCGAGGATCGCCGGCGACGACATCGCCCGGATCATCCAGCTCGGGATCGAGTACGACCCCGACCCGCCCTTCGATTGCGGCTCACCGGCCAAGGCATCACCGGAGCTGATCGAGCGGGCGGGATCGCTCTTCGGTTGACCCGTCAGTCGACCTGCAACATCTGGCGCGTCCGCTCGAGCGAATCGACGCATTCCTCCACCATCTCGTAGATGACGTCGGCGCTGCGCCTGACCTTGTTCATGGTCCCGACGATCTGACCGACCGGGTTGAACGCCACCGCCTGGGCCTTGTCGGGATACCGGCCACTCCGGGTCATCGCCTCGTGCACCGCCATCATCTGCAGCGGCATCCCGAGCGTGTCGGGGGTGTCGGCCCGTTCCCACGCCTCGGTCCAGTCGTTGCGGAGCATGCGGCAGGGCTTGCCGGTGTAGGACCGGCTGCGGACGGTGTCCCTGCTGGTGGCGTTCATGTAGGAGTCGATCTGGGCCGGCGAGGCCGCCGCTTCCTCGACGGCGAGCCACAGTGAGCCCGTCCACACCCCGGCGGCGCCCATCGCGAGCGCCGCAGCCATCTGTCGGCCGTTGCCGATCCCACCGGCGGCGAGCACCGGGATCGGCGCGACCTCGTCGATCACCTGGGGCCAGAGCACCACCGACCCGATGTCGCCGGTGTGGCCGCCGCCCTCGTAGCCCTGCGCGATCACGAAGTCGAGACCGGCAGCGGCATGACGGCTCGCCTGTGCGGGCGTGCCGCACAGGGCACCGACCGCACGCCCGGACGCCTGGATCTGCTGCACGAGATCGGGCGGGGGCGTGCCGAGTGCGTTGGCGACCATCACCACGTTGTCGTGGCGCAGGATCTCCTCGACCTGCGGCACCGCGGTCGCCGCGTTCCAACCCATCAGGCCGGTACCGCGCTCCTCCCCTTCCGGCAGGTCGGGGACATCGTGATCGTCGAGCATCTGGCGCACGAACGCCTTGTGTTCCTCGGGGATCATGTCCTGGAGTTGACCGGTCAACTTGTCGAGATCCATCTCACCGGCGCCGTCGTACTTCGCCGGCAGGACGATGTCGACGCCGTAGGGCTTGTCGCCGATGTGTTCGTCGATCCAGTCGAGTTCGATCTGCAGCTGTTCCACCGAGAAGCCGACCGCCCCGAGCACGCCGAGTCCACCGGCCTTACTGACGGCGACCACCACGTCACGGCAGTGCGTGAAGGCGTAGATCGGGAACTCGATACCGAAGCGTTGTGTCAGCTCGTTCTGCATGGCGCAGACGGTAGGCGCAGCGCGGTCACACGGCCAGACGACCGACCCCCGCGACCGATCCCCGATCGTTCAGATGCTGTGGCGCGACGCCGGCATCCAGTTGGGCCCGGCCCATTCGTCGATGCGAGCGAGGAACGCCTCGTGGTGCGGTTCGACGAGCTCGCACAACGCGATCGTCAGATCCTCGCCGAGCGCTTCCCACATCTGACCGCAGATCTCGTCGGTGCGCTGTTCGAGCCGAGTACGGGCTTCGCGGCCCGCATCGGTGAAGGTCCGGTCGACGGCGAAGCCCTTCTGTTCGAGCCTCGCCCATCCCCGCTCGATCTCGGTGTCGTCGGCCCCCCGGCTGCGGGCGATCCATTCGGCCTCGTCGTAGCCGACCATCACGTTGTGGAGGAGACCCACCTCGGCACCGTTCAAATCCGCCGCCGCACACAGGGCCCAATGCGTGTCGCCCCGCCATTCCCGAAGGCAGTTGACGGCGAGCCAGGCCGACAGGGCCGGAGACTCCACGCGGCGTTCCTTGCGGTCGCGATGGGCGGCGAACAACACACGAGCGCCCTGATGGAGCCCGTCGACGACGGCCCACAGCGGCGCGGCGAAACGACCGAGACCCGCGGCGATCGCCGGTGAGACCTCGTCGAGCCCGGGCACGATCCGAGCATCGCGCATGTCCAGCACCGCATCGGCGGTGGTGTGTTCGCGCAGCAGGTCCATGCCCATGCCGAGGAACACGGGGTTGATCGAATAGGCGGTCGCCGCGATGACGTCGTTGCCACCGCCCTCGAGCGGGGCGAACCGGATCGCTGCGTAGTAGCCGGCGCCGTCGGGCACACCGAGCTCGGCGTACGCGGCGGGTCCGGCCGGATCGAAGTAGATCCACCCGATCAGGTCGTGCGACGCCCGGGAGGCGCGCTGTGCGAGGGCGGCCCAGTCGGTCACTCAGCCTCCCGCCACCGCGGGGAGGACCTTGTCGACCGTCAGCTCGAGCGACTGCCAGGCCGAGTCGATCGGCATGCCGCCGACGAGCGGATGCAACGACAGCGCGCCCGTCTCCCGGATCCGCTCGATCGCCTGCTCGGGCGAGAGGAACTGGTAGATCCCCTCGGCCCGCAACTCGTCGACGTTCGACGCGTGGCTGTGCACCGCCGACGTCTGGTCGGGGGTCTGCCACGAGTCGTACGTCGACGCCTCGAGCCAGAAGTGGTGGCCGAGCTCGGCCCAGGCCTTGTCGGGATCCTCGACCACGTGGACCATGGCGACCTTCTCGGGGGCGATGCAGAACCCGGAAGTGCCGTGCTTCTCGCACTCCTCGTAGTACAACGCCTCGAGCTCCGCGATCGGAGCCGGAAGCTGGAGCGGCAGACCGAGCCGGGCCGCCCGCTTCGCCGCGGCGGGGCCGGACCCGCCGATCATGACCATCGGATGGGGTCGGGTGTAGGGCATCGGCCCGACCTTGATGGTCTCACCGTTGAGCTCGAACTCCTCGCCCGACCAGACCTTGAGCATGATGTCGAGCGACTCGTCGAGGATCTTGCCCCGGCGGGTCCATTCCTTGCCGACGGCGGCGTATTCGGCCGGGCGGTAGCCGAGACCCGTGGTGATCGACAGTCGGCCCTTGCTGATCAGATCGATCACCGCCATCTCCTGTGCCAGCAACACGGGATCGTGGAGCGGGACCAGGAGCGCGGTGATCGCGACCGACAGGTTCTGCGTACGGTTGAGGATCATCGCCGCGGTGAGCAGCGGTGTGGGACTCCAGCCGAGCGCGGTGGCGGTGTGTTCCTCGGTGCTCACCATCGCGAAGCCGTTCTTGTCGGCGTATTCGGCGAGGTCGATGCCGGCGCGATAGCGATCGCTCATGTGCTCGGCATCGGTGGGGTCGGGATGCACGAAGTTGAGGCGCATCATCATGAAGGCCACGGCGGGTCTCCTCGGGTCTGGGTTCAGCTGAACGGATCGGCCACTCCGGACCGGACTCCGGGCGAGAACCTAACCGGCATCGTGACCACGCCCGTCATCAACAGATTGCCCGGGTAGGGCCGGAACCGTTCGAGGTCGATCTCGTAGTCGGGGACCCGGGCAAGCACGTCGGCGATCATCAGCTCGGATTCGACGCGGGCGATGCTCGATCCGATACACCGATGACCGCCGAGGCCGAAGGCGAGGTGTTTGTTCTCGGTCCGCTCGATGTCGACCCGGTCGGCCTGTGGGAACATCGCCTCGTCGTGATTGGCGCTGACCCACGAGATGAACACGACGTCGCCGCGCTTGATCTCGCGGCCGCCGAGCTCGACGTCTCTCGTGGCCGTGCGGGTCAACGATTCGCTCGGGCTGTAGAAGCGGAGGAACTCCTCGACCGCGACGGGTATCGCGGTCGGATCCTCGATCAGTCGCTGCCGGTCGTCGGGGTGCGTGCCGAGATGATGGAGCCCCCACCCCACCAGTGAGGTCGTGGTGTCGAGACCACCCGCCACCAGGTTCCAGAGGATCCCGACGACCTCGTCGTCGCTCAGCAGCCGGCCGTCGATCTCGCTCGACACGATCGCCGAGGTCAGATCGTCGCCGGGGTTCGACCGGCGATGACGTGCGATCTCACCGAGCTCACCCCACATGTCGCCGACCCGCGCGACCGCTTCCTGGAACTGCGCATCCGACGGCTTGAACGACGACGTCGCGTGGAAGAAGTCGGCGTAGTAGCGCCAGTTGGTCGACGGCATTCCCATCATCTCGAGCGTCATCACCCCCGGCACCGGGGTCGCGTAGTCGAGGATCAGGTCGCCCTCGCCGGCCTCGATCATCTCGTCGAGGAACCAGCTCGACACATGGGCGATGCGGTCGCGGCTCGCCTCGACCGCCTTGGTGACCATGAACGGGTTGAGCACGCGCCGCAGGTCGGCATGGGCGGGGCCGTCGATCTCCGACACCCCCATCCGCGGGGTCTGTGGCGGCCGGGGGATCCCGCAGATGCCGTGGTAGTCGATGCCATCGGCCGCGCCCGGCTCGAACTTGTGGGCGAACGTCTCGTTGTCGCGGGCCACGGCGGCGACCGCCTCGTAGTCGGTCACCATCCAGAAACCACCGTGGTGCTCGTTGAAGACGACCGGGCACTCGCTGCGGAGCTCGGCATAGCGGTCGTGACGGGCCGCGACCCAGGCCCGATCCTGATGGTCGACGTCGATGCGATCGGTCATCACTGCTCCCCGATCGCCTCGAAGAAGTCGAAGTCGGCGAAGTGGGTCTCGGCGCGCTGCTCGACGAACCGCCGACCGCGCGGGTGGGTCAGGATCAGGGTGCGATCAGCCTCGATGCCGGCCACGACGAAGCGCCCGACATCCTCCTGCGCCATCGCATACGGGATCGCGCCGACGGTCGGCCCGACCTCGACCGCACCGCCGTAGCGATCCGGGCGATGTTTCATCGACGTTTGCATCAGGTTCGAGTCGACGGTGCCCGGACACAGACACGACACGCCGATGCCGTCTGCCGCGAGCTCGCCGCGCAGTGTCTCCGTGTAGCCGACGACCGCGTGCTTGGTGGTCGTGTAGAGACCGAGGTGGGTGCCGGCGACCTCCTCGGGTCTCGACGCCCACAGACCCGCCATCGACGCGGTGTTGACCACGTGCCCGCCACGCCCGTGGGCCCGGATTCTCGGCACGATTGCGGCGCAGGCGCGGACGATCGTCATCAGGTTGAACTCGATGACCCACCCCCACTCGGCCTCGGTCGCGGCGAGCAGTTCACCGCTGTGGACGACGCCGACATTGTTCGAGAGCACGTCGATCGACCCGAAGGCGGATTCGGCTGCGTCGGCCAGCGCGACAAGCGACGCGGGTTCGGTCGCGTCGACCTGCACGGCCACCGCGTTCGCTCCCAGGCCCACCATCTCGTCGGCCACCGTCGCCGCGGTCGCCTCGTCGATGTCGGCGATCACGAGCCGGGCGCCCTTCGCCGCCAGCCCGAGCGCGATCCCGCGTCCGACTCCACCGCCCCCGCCGACGATGACCGCCGTCGTCTCGTCGCTGATCCTCATGCGGACACTTCGGCCGGTCCGTTGGGCGTGACGTTCTCGCCGAGCCGACGCCGTAGATCGGTCTCGAAGCCGGCGATCGTCGCGTTCGCGTGCTCGGCCCAGAGCTCGGCCAGGCGGGGGTGTCCGGCATCGCGCTGCTCGTCCCACTCGTCGGCGAAACGACCCGACGTGATGTCGTCGAGGAGCTGCGCCATGCGGCCGTGGAGATCGAAGTCGTCGAACGTGCCTCGCCGGCTCAGCTGTCCGTACTGGCTCGTCGGCGAATGGAACCCGAGCTGGCCGACGAAGCCCAACTTGCGCACCAGCGTGTAGCTGCGCTCGACCTCGCCCGACAGCATCAGCTCGGTGATGATCGCCTCGAGCGGGATGTCGTTCTCCATCATGAGCCGCACGAAGGCGTTGTTGACGTGGGTCAGCGCGGGCGACAGCACCTGCTCGACGGCGAGGTCGAGCACCGCCTCCTGCCGCGGCGACATCTCGATCCCGCCCTGCTTCAGCCCGCCGATGCCGTGGGCGATCGCGAGCGTGCGGGCCAGGGCCGTGCCGGTCACATCGCGATGCACGCCGACGCCGGTGATGAACCCCCAGCCTTCCTCGTAGCAGCGCCGCACCTCGGGGCCGAGCATGCGTGGCGCGACCATGGCCTGGTCACCGGCCGGGTCGAAGCGGTCGAAGGCGAGCGTGTAGCCGGAGGCGACGATGGTCAACGCGCCGTCGCCCGGTTCGATCGGGAGCTCGGGGATCACGTCGTCGGGAACGAGGACGCAGATCACGTCGGCCTCGCTCGCCGCCTCGAGGTCACGGGCCTCGAACCCGTCGGCCTCGGCCTCGGCCCGGGAATCGTCGTTGCGCACGCACACGACCGGCGCCACACCGCTGTCGCGCAGGTTGAGCGCCCAGCTCCGTCCCTGGTTGCCGTAGCCGACCACGGCGACGGTCTGCCCGTCGAGTACCGAGAGGTCGGCGTCGGCCTCGTAGTGGATTGTCGTCATGGATGCTTTCTAACATCCGTGTCATGTCGCCCTCCAGTGGTCCACTCACCCGTCGCGGTTTCCTCGCCGCCTCCGCCGGGCTGGTCGCCGCCGCGTGCGCGAGCGACGGCGACGGCGCCGCCCCGCCGTCGACGAGCACGGCACCGACGACCACCACGACCGCGGCGACGACCACGACCGTCACCCCGACGACCACGATCCCCACACCGGTCTTCGACGTCGATCCGTTCCCCTACCTCACGGCCTCGGGCGACC encodes:
- a CDS encoding SDR family NAD(P)-dependent oxidoreductase — its product is MPRLSTRSRSVEGKVVLITGAGSGMGRAEAHLFADEGAKVAVTDLAGATVDAVVAEIVGAGGIARGYVLDVTDSDAIIDVTDRIRRDLGPIDILVNNAGVAVGSTVDDDAFDERFRFALDVMLTPHHRLIRACLEDLRSSGEGRVINISSTEGLGASRGSLQYTTAKHGVIGLTRAMASALAPDGITVNAVCPGPILTGMTELIPPDHRAKFARRRTVLGRYGDPEEVAHMVLNLALPASSYVTGAVIPVDGGQTMKND
- a CDS encoding D-alanyl-D-alanine carboxypeptidase family protein, which codes for MRRLLRPFRRGNAILLALLVALALASSLASAQETPEDLRQQRREVQENAAELALEVDALTDDIDELTAALEALRAAVDAQQSALDAAQRRVAEAEAAEAAAEAAIESLEADIVTTRGILENTAVDAFINHQGPNSDQAVLDANPWEYARTESLIEFGAGDTAEIIDSLRALGSELEQRRDDAARLTAELDAERDEVAARVSELDAAVQREEALLDEVESRLDARLAEAQGLEALDAQLAAEIQAEEQRIAEAIAARNRSNRTVTIPDNAPVELATVRGIVVNAAIADNVEGFLAAMEARGYSLGGGGYRSSDSQVSLRRSHCGSSDYAIWEMPASQCRPPTARPGQSAHERGLAIDFTYQGSIIRSRSSAVFQVMAEVAPSYGLYNLPSEPWHWSTTGG
- a CDS encoding AMP-binding protein; protein product: MIADLAHDRPDALALTDDLGSHRTRAELMDRATRLGHLLRDDLGVGVGGHVAVLTDNRVEVFEIYLAAVLSGVWFVPVNGLLAPHEVEYVVRDAGAAVVITEAELRHLVPDDIPVVVIGDDLDQRLAHADATPFALDGPAGSRFSYTSGTTGHPKGVKRAIPATLGEMLELQQRLGTQVGFDGDGTQLVTGPAYHAAVGGYGFFDLCNGAHLHLMRKFDAARTLDLIEELHVRRTHLVPTMMVRMLRLPEERRAAFDPSGLAMVLHGAAPISPTVKRRMIDWFGPILTEYWGTSEAGVFTRADSDDWLRHPGTVGRSVTGFEVFAVSTDGERLPAGEVGTLYCHTPGQDRPFEYWNAPDKTDAAYLAPGVFSLGDMGSVDADGWVHLADRATNMIISGGVNIYPMEVEQALLDHPAVVDVAVFGIPDEEWGEQVKAAVELVTGSDESTVDAILQFARERLGRHKVPRSVDVHQSLPRQPNGKLYVRELRDPYWVGHERAI
- a CDS encoding flavin reductase family protein, with translation MGLESRGGPERDVGPAFDRLAAAVDPAMVIVTASLDGNDAGCLVGFHGQSSIDPRRWSVWISRANHSHDIIVGASRIGVHFLADGDHELARLFGATTGDEIDKFARCETVHRLGVPMLADCGSWLVGTRCGRHTDGDHTCVVVEPLIVGDADLHRPLRLADVDDVEPGHPVDGR
- a CDS encoding phytanoyl-CoA dioxygenase family protein, with amino-acid sequence MRIRPWSHAVVDDYGSVMLTHLPPSATGTEIAEVLRRDGGVIVDELATGAELDAFFAEMQPWTDATGVGQDDFTGRNTRRTGGLLARSVTARDLVMHPTALATCDDFLGHVTSYQLHLTQIIDIGPGSVGQQIHRDQWAFDFFPFPQGYEVQCNTIWAGDDFTEANGATRVVVGSNREPDGLQFGIEDSVPAEMGRGSVLFYSGSVYHGGGPNTTDAHRRAINITYNVSFLRQEENQYLSVPQSVAATFPEPLQRLMGYRMGAYALGYIDDLRDPLVVLDPDNPAHALNAFGTQSQEELRARAGIEN
- a CDS encoding DJ-1/PfpI family protein, whose product is MRIVFFLYEGLTTLDVIGPHDVLSRLPGVEAVSVSTHGGPVTADTGVLGLTATHAMADVESCDVLVVPGGMAGTFAAAADPEILAWIRSVTANATWITSVCTGSLILGAAGLLEGRKATTHWAAIDLLAGYGAEPTRDRVVFDGNVVTGAGVSAGIDLALTLAARIAGDDIARIIQLGIEYDPDPPFDCGSPAKASPELIERAGSLFG